Genomic segment of Corticium candelabrum chromosome 16, ooCorCand1.1, whole genome shotgun sequence:
TGGTGTGCTGAGCGTCCAACAAAAAGTCCGCTTCTACACCTGACTTGCTTGACGCACGAGATCATCAATTTTGCGACTTATAGAGGTCGGCCTTGATACACAACAATGCGGTAGCTCTCTAGACAACTCACTTTGTTTGTCCGCAAAATTTTGTCGTTGGTCACACTGGCTCTAGATAGTACAAACAGTTTATATAGCTACATTCTGAGAATTTGCTTTCGTCGAAGGTGTTCCAACTACTTGACAACAGAAGTATATCGCGTCTGCTattgcgatgacgttcagcaTCACTACTTGTACGCACTTCCGTTTGCTCATGTAATTCAAAAGTGCGATTCTTTGCCTAATTCTAGGCAGGAAATTACTTTCAGGTTTACACGAGACATCAAGAACTTTTGTCACCTTGTCTGTACGTACCTACTTCCTGTAATGTATACATAGGGTAGCAGGAGCTTGTAATTGGCTGCCTGGTTATTGTTTGCTAACAATTGTTTACAACAATAATAGTTGTTGGACGTAAGTAGGGTAGACGGTTCAAATCTATTCTACGAATCAtttttcttagatgtttcttttttctgttatcaaaagaatacaggttGGCTTATTCTAGGTCGTTTCCCAAAGTTGTTAGCTTTAGACATGCCGTAGTCAATGAGTTATGCGTgacgaaaaagaagaaagaagacaaaatccagcgAAACTCCAAAATTGACGACCATTTTTCTTgttctgaagacaagctgagatcaattcagaaATAGTCAAgcatagttgaacttgtaaacTCTTCTATCTGTCGTTTTCGAGATATTTAGCtgcattttaattttgtattttgttttatgtgtgtgtctgttttctttttgCAGTGTTTTTGATCTTTATGCAAACATACGACCATGTTTGTCTCTACCTGGTCTTCAGACCTTGTACAACAACGTGAATTTGGTGACAGTCAGAGAGAACACAGAAGGTGAATACAGTGGCATAGAACACAtggtgagagagagagaaaggaaGAGGCAGATACATAAACCTACATCAACTGAGAGAGAAATAGAATGCTCACACCAATAAGGGACAAATAGAGAAAACTAGAACTCATACTTAACTGCTGCAAATGTGCAGACactgaaagacagagacagacacaaggaTAGATGCATGTACAAAAACAGACACCCACTTACAACAGGCCATTGGACAACCAGCATGTACAATCACTCAATCAAATGCACAGAGctattgtaaatattttatGCTTTTCAGGTAGTAGATGGTGTCGTTCAGAGCATCAAACTGATCACCCGCAATGCTTCTCTTCGTGTTGCTGAGTTTGCATTTGCACATGCAACAGCCAACAACCGCCAGCTAGTGACAGCAGTACATAAAGCAAACATAATGTAAGTGACTGCCATCTAGTATAAGACACTTTCTATAGGCAGAAACTTGGAGTAGGATAATAAAGGTAAATGGTATTGAAGTCTTGTTGCTTGCAACAGGAGGATGACAGATGGTCTGTTCTTGAAGTGTTGCCGTGAAGTTGCTGATCGCTATAGTGACATCAAATATGAAGAAGTCTTTCTGGACACTGTGTGTCTTGCTGTATGTTTGATGTTAAGACTTCACTTATTTCTTATTTCGTTTTGTGAGTTTGTCAcctgtcagacagacagacagacagacagacagacagacatcagtATCTCAAGACAGTACTGTATGCTTTCCTTCTTGCAGATGGTGCAGGATCCTAGCCAATTTGATGTGTTAGTAATGCCCAACTTGTATGGAGACATTCTCAGTGATTTATGTGCTGGCTTAGTTGGAGGACTTGGTGTGACACCAAGTGGCAACATTGGACAGAATGGTGTTGCTATATTCGAGGCAGTGCATGGGACAGCACCAGACATTGCAGGTCAAGACAAAGCCAATCCAACTGCTCTTCTCCTCAGCGCTGTCATGATGCTGCGGCATATGGAATTAAACAATTTTGCTGATAGAATAGAGTCAGCAGTTTTGGAGACCATTAAAGCAAAAGAGGTGAGTTACACAGaatgtacacaaacatatcaGCCTGACTGGGGTATTCATTGCACTattgactttgtctttgtcattgATCAACACTTGAATTGAAATCTTTTGCATCAccacctacagacagacagactcagacagacagaaaacaaacaaagctaCCAGGCATGCAGGAACTCCGACAAACAGAGAGGGGCAGGCAGACAAtctgacaaacagaacacacaATATCAGCATTCCACTTGTTGGTGTAGTGCAATTGGATCAACATGTATTGGAGAGACCATTTATTGTTTTAGACAAGAACTGTTGATATCGGTGGCATGGCGTCCTGCTCTCAGTTCACCGAATCTATCTGTAACAAGTTACAACAATGAAAATACTCAAACTTTGACTGTAACGAAAACATCTTCGTCTAGCAATACAATTAATGCAAGCTACAgtagttgtactgtacatatgaCATTGCTACCTATTTATCGAAAAACCAGATTTTATCAGTTAATCTGTAGTCTAGAGCTCAAATACAAATCTATGTTGAGCAACACTATACTCTCTGTACATTAACTTCAGGTGTGTGTTACTTAATTTAGACGACCTCTGCAACTCAGTGACTTAACACCAATCCACTTTCACATGTGCCAACTGATCGACAAGTAGGCAACACTACGTATTGTCAAAAAACAGTGTCAACTGGTGGATGTGcatacaaacaagtagacacacGAACAGATGTACAAATAGAGAGACgaaagacaaatggacaagtggGTAAATCTGCGGTTGACATCATAAACTCCACGATTCTGGCAGAGTTAGTACT
This window contains:
- the LOC134192635 gene encoding isocitrate dehydrogenase [NAD] subunit alpha, mitochondrial-like — encoded protein: MSLVRESMRRFFSSKTLHIRRLLSISKSRQSSSTVTLMSGDGVGPEISTAVQKIFAAAKVPIDWDPVDVTPVRTPDGKTTIPQSVLDSIDKNKVGLKGPLATEIGKGHVSLNLTLRRVFDLYANIRPCLSLPGLQTLYNNVNLVTVRENTEGEYSGIEHMVVDGVVQSIKLITRNASLRVAEFAFAHATANNRQLVTAVHKANIMRMTDGLFLKCCREVADRYSDIKYEEVFLDTVCLAMVQDPSQFDVLVMPNLYGDILSDLCAGLVGGLGVTPSGNIGQNGVAIFEAVHGTAPDIAGQDKANPTALLLSAVMMLRHMELNNFADRIESAVLETIKAKETRTVDIGGMASCSQFTESICNKLQQ